TCTCGTCGGGTTCACTCGTGCTCAGGAGAAATTGAATGTAAGTTCGATCCCAGCATGCGACGGCAGCAATTCAAGGGTTACGATACACACTGGATTGCGAGGGGTCGTTACTAAAGACTATGTCACAAATCTAACGGTTGATAAGTTTCGACTCTCAGGAGACGAAGGTGAATATGCAATCAAGTGTTTCTCGCAACCGGATCAACCGCTCGTAGTTGGTCTGATAATTGACTATTCAAGTTCTTCGAAAAAAGAGAGCATCGAACAAGGCCTGAAGGCAATTGCTCGCTTTATCGAAATCAGCAACGAGAAGAACGTCTATTTTGCAGTTGGTTTTTCAGGAAGCCCATTTTTGCTGCTGGCGCCAACTGAGGACCGCAAACAAGTCGGTTCTGTGCTTGTCAAGGCAGCTTCCGAGAGGACCAGAGGCAAGACAGCTTTTAATGACGGCATTGATTTTGCGTTACGGAATATACCGCCGAACAAGGAAATGCGCCGGGTCTTTATTGTATTGTCGGACGGTGCCGAGAATTTTTCGAAAAATAGCAACCGTAATGAACTCAAGAGCAGATTGATAGATGCAAATGTTGCCCTGTTCGTGCTCTCACCTGACCAGGAACCAGGCAGTTTTTATTCTGGTGACTTTGAAGTAGCGTCGAAGGTTCATTCGCTTGTTGCTGGTACTGGCGGATGGTATGCAAAGTTCTACGATGAGACCGGAATCGATCGATTATTGGTTCGATTGGGAAGGATGTTACGGAGTCAGTACACAATAGGAATTGACCCTGCGTTGCCGACTCGCAAATGGCGACCGTTTAAGCTCGAGGTCAAGCTGCCCGATAATTTCGAGCAGATCACGCTGGTCGGATTGGAGAGTTTTTACTTCTAAATGCGGTATGGCGAAAGCATTCAACAGGCATTTCCAGTTTCTCGGCTCGTCAAAAGGGGCGAAGCCGTCGGGACGATTGTGGTTTCCGGCTGCTGACGTTTACGAGACCGCCGAGGGCTGGGTCGTCAAGGTCGAGCTTGCCGGCGTTGCGGCCGAAGATGTCGAGATCGAGGTGAACGGCAATGTCCTGTACATCGCCGGCTGCCGCAAAGACCGCTCGTGCGCGGCCGGAGCCGCGTATCACCAAATGGAGATCACCTATAGCCGTTTCGAGAAGACTCTGCAGTTTCCATCGTCGATCGAGGGCGTAAAGCTTGACCACATGTTCGAGAATGGCTTGTTGATCA
The DNA window shown above is from Chloracidobacterium sp. and carries:
- a CDS encoding VWA domain-containing protein encodes the protein MRIRASTVLTVIIIITLVGFTRAQEKLNVSSIPACDGSNSRVTIHTGLRGVVTKDYVTNLTVDKFRLSGDEGEYAIKCFSQPDQPLVVGLIIDYSSSSKKESIEQGLKAIARFIEISNEKNVYFAVGFSGSPFLLLAPTEDRKQVGSVLVKAASERTRGKTAFNDGIDFALRNIPPNKEMRRVFIVLSDGAENFSKNSNRNELKSRLIDANVALFVLSPDQEPGSFYSGDFEVASKVHSLVAGTGGWYAKFYDETGIDRLLVRLGRMLRSQYTIGIDPALPTRKWRPFKLEVKLPDNFEQITLVGLESFYF
- a CDS encoding Hsp20/alpha crystallin family protein — encoded protein: MAKAFNRHFQFLGSSKGAKPSGRLWFPAADVYETAEGWVVKVELAGVAAEDVEIEVNGNVLYIAGCRKDRSCAAGAAYHQMEITYSRFEKTLQFPSSIEGVKLDHMFENGLLIIRLKKA